The Actinosynnema mirum DSM 43827 genomic interval AAGGCCCGGTTGAACCGGGAACAGCACGCTGGAAATAACAGTGTGATGCTTTGCCGGGCATTTCGGGGGCGGCGGGCCCCGGACACGCGGGCAGCCCGACGACCGGAACCCCGCGCGGGAGGTTCCGGTCGTCGGGCGGACGCCCCTGGAGGCGCTAGAACAGGTGGGTGTTGGGCTCCAGCCCGCACAGCACGCGCCCGTACAGCTCCAGGTTCGTGTTCGGGTGCAGCACCCCGTGCAGGTTGATCGTGCGCACGTCCCGCGCGATGCGCTGGATCGGCCGGTCGGTGTAGATGGACGAGCCGCCACTGGCCTCGGACAGCAGGTCGACCGCCTCCTTGGCCAACGCGGTCGCGGCCCCCATGTCCATGCGGGCCACCGCGCGCTCCTCCACCGACCACGCCTCGCCCGCCCGCACCTTGCCGTCGACGCGGTCGGCGGCGCGCTGCACGTGGAACGCGGCCTGGTCGACCTTCAGCGTCGCCCGCGCCACCTGCAGGTGGGTCAGCGGCGCCTCGGCCTGGCTCTCGTAGTCGGTGTAGGTGATCTTGCGTCCGGGCAGGCGCTCCAGGAACACCTCGCGCGCCGCGCGGGCCATGCCGAGCGGGACCGCGCCCGCGACCGCCGCGCTGACCGGCGAGAACGGGGCCCGCCAGGTGGCGGAGTCGGCGTTGCGCTCGGACAGGTGCGCGCCGTGCAGCACCACCGGCATCAGCGGCAGCACCCGCGCCTGCGGCACGAACAGGTCCTTGGCGACGGTCTTGACGCTGCCGGTGCCGCGCATCCCGACCGTGTGCCAGTCGTCCACGACCCCGAGGTCGGCCACCGGGATGGCCAGCACGATCGGCGCGTAGCCGCCGTCGGGCTCGGCGAGCAGCGCGGAGTGCGCGAACCAGCCGCTGTGCAGCACCCCGGTGCTGAAGGCCCACTCGCCGTTCACGACGACGCCGCCGGGCGCGGGCGTGGCGACGCCGTTGGGGCTGACGCTGCTGCCGACGAACACGTCCGGGTCGGCGAACACCTCGTCCTGGACCTCGTCGGGGAACAGGCCGATCAGCCACGAGCTGAGCATCTGGGTGTTGGCCGTCCAGCCCACCGACCCGTCGCCGCGCGCCAGCTCGGCGACGACGTCGCACACGGTGCGCACGTCGGACTCGAACCCCCCGTAGCGCAGGGGGACGCGCATCTTCAGCAGGCCCGCGTCGCGGACCGCGGCGAGCACGTCCGGGTGCAGCGCCCGGTGCTCCTCCTGCCAGGCGGCGTGCTCGCGGATCAGGGGGACCAGCTCGGCGGCGCGGCCCGCCAGCTCGGTCCGCCCCGGCGCCTCGGTCGTCGTCATCTGCGCTCCTCGGTGCTGTTGCTGTGACTGGGAAGTGGCGCGCGGGGGCGCGGCCTAGATGAACTGGGTGTTGGGCTCCAGCCCGCACAGCACGCGGCCGTAGGTCTCCGCGTTCGTGGTGGGCTGCATGATCCCGTTGAGGGTGATGGCCTGGACGTCGCGCTCGATGCGCTGGATCGGCCGGTCGGTGTAGATGGACGAGCCGCCGCCCGCGGTGGCCAGCACCTCCACGGCCTCCTTGGCGCGCTGGCAGAGCGCGCCCGCGTCCATGCGCGCGGCGACCCGGCCGAGCACGTCGAGCGGCTGCCCGGCGGCGACGGCGGCGTCGAGCCGGTCGGCCCCCCGGCGCAGGTGGAACTCGGCCTCGTCGGTCTTGACGGCGGCCTCGGCGACCTGGAGGTGGGTGAGCGGGGCCTTGGCCTGCTCGTCGTAGTCGGTGTAGGTGATCTTGCGGCCGGGCAGCCGCTCGAAGAACGCCTCCCAGGCGGCGCGGGCCATGCCGAGCGCGGGGGCGCTGGCGACGGCGGCGGCGAAGGGCATGAACGGGACCTTCCACGTGGGGGCGTCCGCGTTCAGCGTCGACAGGTGTTTGCCCTCCATCAGGACCGGCAGCATCGGCAGGATGCGGGCCCGCGGGACGAACACGTCCTTCGCGGCGGTGGTGACGCTGCCGGTGGCGCGCAGGCCGGAGGTGTGCCAGTCGTCGCCCACGGTCAGGTCGGACATGGGCACGACGGCGGTGGCGGGCACGTAGCCGCCGTCCTCGGTGGCCAGCAGCACCGAGTGCACGTCCCACTGGCTGTGCGGGGCGCCGGTGTTGAAGTGCCACTCGCCGTTGAGGACGGCGCCGCCCTCGGTGGGCACGAGCACGCCGCCGGGGCTGACCGAGCCGCAGACGCGGACGGCCGGGTCGGCGAACACCTCCTCCTGGACCTCGTCGGGGAACAGGCCGACGAGCCAGGAGCCGATGGTCAGGGTGGCGACCGTCCAGCCCACCGACCCGTCGCCCCTGCCCAGCTCGGCGAGCACCTCGCAGGTGGTGCGCACGTCGGCCTCGTGGCCGCCGTGGCGGGTGGGGACGCGCATCCGGAACAGGCCGGCGTCGACCAGCGCCCGCACCACCTCCTCGTGCAGCACCCGGTTCTGCTCCTGCCAGGCGGCGTGCTCCCGGATCAGCGGAACCAGTTCCGCCGCGCGGCCGACGAGCTCGGCCCTCGGCGGCGCGTCGATGGTCGTCATCTGCGCTCCTCGGTACGGTGACGGTGGCTTGTGGGCGGCGGGTTCCCGCCCCGCTGGGAACTGTGGCACGGGGGCGGCCCGGTCCGGTTCTCCGATGTTGCCGACCTGTCGACCCGGGAGCGCTTGGGGCGCAACGGTTCGCGCGCGCGGAAAAGTCCACAGTGGAGCCCTGCCCCGCCGTGGGCGCGCGGGAGCGGGACGGGGGCGGACCCGCACCACCGATGGTGGCACCGGTCCGCCCCCGGCGCTTGTCCTGGAGTGCGCACCCGGCTACTCGGCCGGGACGCCCTTCCCGGCGCTCTCCCCGGCGCCCTCCCCAGGGCCTGCCACGACCGGCGGGCGCAGCCGCAGCGCGAACCAGGCCACCGGGAGGGCCACGACGCCGATCGCCAGGCCGGTGAGCAGCGCGCCGGACGGGTCGCCCGCGATCGCCAGCCCGCACACCGCCGAGCCGACCGCGATGCCCACGTTGGCCGCCGAAGCGGGCAGCGCCGACGCCAGCTGGCTGCCGGGACCGGCCAGCTCCAGCACCCGGTACTGGTAGGCGGGCACCGCGCCCTGCGCGAACAGCCCCCACGCCACCAGCCCCAGCGCGACCAGGACCGGCGAGGCGCCGCCGAGGTAGAGCACGAGCAGGGCGAGCGCGGTGCCGACGCCGCCGAGGAGCATGGCGCGCGCGGCCCCGCTGTCCGCGAACCGGCCGCCCGCGACCGAGCCGACCGCCGCAGCCGCGCCGTAGCAGAGCAGGAAGACGCTCAGCAGCGCTCCGGAGACGCCGGTGACGCGCTCCAGGAACGGCGTCAGGTAGGTCAGCGCCCCGTAGGAGGAGGCGAACAGCAGGAAGCCGAGGAAGAGCACGACGAGCACCCTGGGCGCGAACGCGTACCGCGCCTGGTCGCCCGCGCCGCCGCCACCGCGCTCGGCGGGCAGCGGCGGGACGAGCGCGACCAGCGCCGCGCACGCGACGAGGCTGAGCAGGCTGATGGCCAGGAACGAGTCGCGCCAGCCGAGCCACTGGCCGACGAGCGTGCCCAGCGGCGCGCCCAGCGCGGCGGAGACGGCGAACCCGGAGAACACGGTCGCGATGGCCCGCCCGGCGCGCTCGGGCGGCACGACCGCGACGGCGGCGACGAAGGAGACCGCGACGAACAGGCCGTGCAGCGAGCCGGTGACCACGCGCGCGGCCAGGAACGGGGCGAACTGGCCCAGCAGCACCGGGGTGGTGTTGACGACGGCGAACGCGGCGAGCGCGCCGATCAGCGTCACCCGCTTGTCGAACCGGATGGTGAGGGCGGTCAGCAGCGGGCCGCCGATGGCCAGCCCCAGCGCGTAGGCGGTGACCAGGCCGCCTGCGGCGGGGATGGAGACGTCCAGGTCGTCGGCGATCAGGCCGATGACGCCGACCATGAGCAGCTCGGCCGTGCCGAGCACGAAGGCGGCGACGAACAGGGCCGATAACAGCAGCTTGGACCTGCCGTCCACGACCTGGTCGCGCGCGCCCGCGCTGGTGTCCTGTGCGCTCATCCGGGCCTTCCTCGTCGGTGTGGTGGCGGTGGGTGGTGGCAGTGGGTGGTGACGGTGGGCGGTGATCACGGACAGACTGGTTGCATTTCACAACCAGAGGTACCGTAGCAGGCGGTGGCGTGGATCACAGCCCGGGGAGTTCCAGTAGGTTCCCGGTGAGGCCCGGCGGGGTCGCGGTGGTGCGGGGAGGGCGCGGTGCGCAAGGACACGAGGTCGGACTGCCCGGTGAACCTGGCGCTGGAGATCTTCGGCGACCGGTGGACCCTGCTGGTGCTGCGCGACGTGATCTTCCTGGGGGCGCGGCACTTCCGCGAGCTGCTCGCCGGACCCGAGCGGATCTCCTCGAACATCCTCGCCGACCGGCTCGCCGTGCTGGTCGAGCACGGGATGCTCACCAAGACCGACGACCCCACGCACAAGCAGAAGGTCGTCTACAGCCTCACCGAGCGCTCGATCGCCCTGGTGCCGGTGTTCGCGCAGCTGGGCATCTGGGGCGTGCGGCACCTGCCCGCCGGCGACGAGCACGCCGCGCGCACGGCGGTGCTCGCCGCGGGCGGGCCCGCGCTGTGGGCCGAGTTCATGGACGAGCTGCGCGAGGCCCACCTGGGGCCGCACGCGCGGCTGGCCCCGCCGGGGCCCGGCCCCTCGGTGACCGAGCGGCTGGCCCCGGCGAGCCTGGCGGCGCTGGTGGCCGCCGGGGTTCACCGCGAGGCGTAGCGCCGGATCAGGGCGGTCACCGCGTCGGGCCGGTGGTCGAGCAGGTAGTGGTCGCTGCCCGCCACCACCTCGGTGCGCACGTTCGCGCAGCCCGCCGCGCGCAGGCCCTCGGCGACGCGCGGGCCGATGTCCGCGAAGATCGACCGGTCCCCCGACACCCACACCAGCGGCACGTCCAGGCGCCCGGTCCGGGAGCTGTTGAACGCCGCGTTCGCCGGGAACGCCCGGTACAGCTCGAACCCGGCGCGCAGCCGCGCCTTCGGCCGGTACGCCTGGGCGTAGCGGGCGACCTCGGCGTCGCTGAAGGTCTCCCGGTCGAGCACGAACCTGAGGTAGACCTCCTGCCTGCCGTCGACGAGGTCCTCGGCCAGGCCCGGCGCCTGGTGGAAGCCCAGGTGCCACAGCCGCGCGGTGCTCTCGTCCCACGGGGACAGGCCCGGCAGCGGGACGTCGAGCACCATCGCGCCGCGCGTGGTGGTCGGGTTGAGGCGCGCGTAGGCGTAGGCGACCATGCCGCCGATGTCGTGGCCGACCACGTACACCGGGCCCAGCGCGAGCCTGGCGGCCAGCGCGCGCAGGTCCTCGGCCAGGTTCGCGGCCTCGTAGCCGCCCTCGGTCGGCTCGGAGCCGCCGATGCCGCGCAGGTCCACGGCGACGACGGTGAAGTCCCTGGCGAGGGTCGGCATGACGGCCCGGTACTCGGACCAGTCCTGGGGGTGGCCGTGGACCAGCAGGAGCGCCGGGCCGCGACCACCCCGGACGTAGTGCAGGGACGTGCCGTTGACCCTGGCGACGCCGGAGGTGAAGCCGGCGCCGAGGCCGGTGACGAGCGGGTCGCGCGCTCTCGCGGTCGCGCCGCCGGTCAGGGTCAGGACCAGTGCGACGACCGCGAGCAGCACCTTGTGCTTGTGCATGGGACGACGTGCCTCCGCTCACCGGCTGTCCGGCTCCGCGCCGCCCCGCACCGCGCCGCCGGTGGGGCGGGGGCGGTGCGGGGCGGCGGTGTTCTGGGGCGGCACGGTGGCGGATCGCGCCGGGGTGCGCCACCGGGACGGCGCGTCCGGGTGGTGGTGCGGCGGTTCGGGTGGCGGGTCAGCGCTCCAGGAGCGGGCGCTGCGCCGGGGTGTCGGGAGTGGTGCCGGGCGCGGGTTCCGCCGCGGGGTCGACCCGGTGGCGCGCGGGGAGCGCGAGCGCGACCAGGAGGGCGAGGCCGCCGAGCACCGGCAGCACGTTCAGCGCGAACAGGCCCGCCTCGGACAGGCTGATCACGTTGACCACCAGGTCCGCCACCGGCGAGTCGTCCAGCAGCATCACCACGCCGGAGACGATCATCACCACCCAGGTGGCGAGCGCGGCGCGCGCGTGCCCGGCCCGGCCGGTGCGCAGCGCCCACCACAGCCAGGCCGCGGCGCCGGGCACCACCCACACCCAGTGGTGCGGCCAGGACACCGGGGACACCAGGGTGCCGGTCACCGCGCAGGCCAGCACTCCCCCGGCCACCTGCCCGCGCCGGGTCGCCCGCACCGCGACCACGAGCCCGGCCAGGCCGACCAGGACGGTCATCGCGACGCCGAACCACGGCGCGTGCAGCACCCCCGGCAGCTGGCCGAGGACCCCGCGCAGCGACTCGTTCCACGGGCCGTGGTCCGGGGGCATCATCCGCGTGGTGTCCAGCATCAGGCCGCTGAGCCACTGGCCGGACGGGCCGGGCAGCGCCAGGTAGCCGACGAGCACGGTGGTCAGGAACGTCCCCGTCGCCACGGCCGCCGCGCGGGCCCGGCCGGTGAGCAGCAGGTACGGGACGAAGATGAGCGGGGTCAGCTTGATCCCGGCCACCAGGCCGATCGCCACGCCCCGGTAGCGGGACGGGCCGCGCAGCAGGTCGACCAGGATCACCAGCATCAGCAGCAGGTTGATCTGGCCGTTGAACACCATCGGCCACACCGGGGCGGTGCCGAGCGCGGCGACCGAGGCGAGCAGCGCGAACCCGGTGCGCTTGCGGGGCGCGAGCGGGGTGGCCAGGCCGAGCAGGAGCCAGGTGCAGGCGGTGAGGGCGAACGTGGAGGCGAACGTCCACAGCGCGAACGCCAGGTGCATGTCGAGCAGGGCGATCGGGACGAACAGCAGGGCGGCGAACGGCGAGTAGATGAACAGCAGGCCCGCGTCGGTGGAGACGTCGAACGGGGAGACGCCGTCGAGCACCGCCTGACCGCTGATGACGTACACCTTGAAGTCGCGCTCCAGCATCGGCATCGCGTCGCCGAGCGCCAGGGTGGACAGCACGAGCGCGGTCACGACGGCGGCGAACGCCGCCGACACGAGGGTGGCCTCGCGGGTGAGGAGGGGGCCGCCTGGCGCGGCAGGCGGTGCGGGTTCTGCTGTCCTGGTCACGGGGGGCTCCTCGGGTTGCCGGGTCGCGGGGGATCTCGCCGGGGCCCGGGGCTCCGGCGGGGTTCGGGGGGTGGGCCGAGGAGGCGGGTGCTCAGCCGGAGGCGGGGGTGGCGGGGTGGTGGCCGGGCGGGGGCAGCGCGCGCCGCCGCCGGGCGCCCGGTCGTGGGCAGCGCAGCCACGGGCGGCGGGACCGGGGCCGGTCGCGCAGCACGGCGTCGGGGTGGGTCGGTCCGGGGGCCGGTCGGGTCGGCAGGTCGGTCACGGCGGCGGCGCCGGAGAGCTTGGCCAGGGCGACCCTGGCCAGGCCGCGCACGTTGCCCGCGATGGTGCCGGTGACGTCGACCCGGCTGTCGACGTCCTCCACCCAGTCGACCGGGACCTCCAGCACGCGCAGCCCGTTGTGCTCGGCGAGCAGCAGCAGCTCGGTGTCGAAGAACCAGGAGTCGTCCCTGACCCGGCGCAGCAGCGGTCCGACGACCTCGGCCCGCGCGGCCTTGAAGCCGCACTGGGTGTCCCGGAAGCGGGTGCCGTGGGTGAGCCTGATGAGGGCGTTGTAGCCCCTGGACAGCAGTTCGCGCCGGGCGCCGCGCACGGTGCGGGCGCCCGGCGCGAGCCGCGAGCCGATGGCGAGGTCGCAGTGGCCGACGGCGAGCGGGGCCACGAGCGGGACCAGCGCGTCCAGCCCGGTGGACAGGTCGACGTCCATGTAGACGACCACGCCCGCGCTGCTGCCGGTCCACGCGGTGCGCACGGCGTTGCCCTTGCCGCGCCGGTCGAGCGACACGACGCGCACCCTCGGCCAGTGCCCGGCCAGGTCCTGGGCGACGTGGCGGGTGGTGTCGGTGCTGGCGTTGTCGACGATGGTGATGGTCCAGTCGAACGGCAGCCGCCGGGTGCAGTAGTCGTGCAGGGTGGCGACGCAGCCGGGGAGGGCGCGCTCCTCGTTGAAGACCGGGATGACCAGGTCGACGGTGACCGTCGACAGCGGGTGCGGGGCGGGTCTCGGGCGGCCGGGGTGGGGCGTGGCGGCGAGCGGTTCGGCGGGCAGCAGGAGGGTGTCGGGCAGGAGGGTGTCGGGCAGGGGGTCGTCGGGCAGCAGGTCCTCCGAGAGCACCACGTCGGTCAGCACCACGTCCAGTGGGAGGGGCGCGGGCAGCAGGTCGTCCGGCAGCAGGTCGTCGGGCAGCAGGTCGTCGGGCAGCACCGCGTCCAGCAGCGCCGGGATCGCGGGCGCGGCGCCGAGCAGCACCGGGTCCGCGGGCGCGGCGCCGAGCAGCACCGGGTCCGCGAGCGCGGCGCCGCCGATCAGCGCCGCACCGGGCAGGGCGCCGACCGGGATCGGGCGGGACGGGCCGTCGGGGGGTGGTTCGGGCGGCTCGTCCTGGGGGGACCGCTGCGCGGGCACGTGGCCATCCATCGTCAACTCCTCGCGTGGCCCCCGTGCACGACCGTACGACCGCGCGCGGGGAGCGGGCTTCTTCCGGATTGCTCGGTTTTTCACGTGGCGCGGCGGGAGCCCCACCCCCGCCCCCGCGGGTGGCGGGGGCGGGGCGGGCGGTCAGAGGAACTGGGTGTTGGGCTCCAGGCCGCACACGACTCGGCCGTACAGCTCCAGGTTGGTGTCCGGGTGGGCGAAGGCGTGCAGGCTGGAGGTCTGGCTGTCGCGCGCGATCCGCTGGATCGGCACGGTGGTCAGCGTGGACGAGGCGCCGCTGGCGTTGGCCAGGATGTCGACCGCCTCCTTGGCCCGCTGCACCCCCACGCCCAGGTCCAGCCGGGCCTCCACGCGCTCGCGCACCGACCAGGGCGCGCCGGTCTTGGCGTCGACCCGCGCGGCGACCCGGTGCACGTGGAAGGCGGACTCGTCGATGCGGGCCCGCGCGTCGGCGAGCTGCACGTGGGTGAGCGGGGCGTGCGACTGGCGCTCGTAGTCGGTGTAGGTGATCGAGCGGGTGGGCAGCCGCTCCAGGAACGCCGCCCACGCCGCGCGGGAGAGGCCGTGCGCGGTCGCGCTGGTCACCGCGCACGCCCACGGCAGGAACGGCACGTTCCACAGCCGCGACGCCGCGTTGGTCTCGGAGCGGTGCGCGCCCTCCCGCATCACCGGCATCATGGGCAGCACGCGGGCGTCCGGGACGAACACGTCCTTCGCGGTGGTGGTGACGCTGCCGGTGCCGCGCAGTCCGGACGAGTGCCAGTCGTCGACCACCTCCAGCTCGGACATCGGCACCAGCACCAGCACCGGCTCGGGCTCCCCGCCCTCGGCGACCCGCACGGCGGCGTGCGCGTTCCAGCCGCTCTGCCTCGCCCCGGTGTTGAAGCTCCAGCTGCCGTTGAGCACGATCCCGCCGGAGGTGGGCACGCCGACGCCGTGCGGGGCGAACGTGCCGCAGATCCGGGTGTCGCCGGAGGCGATGACCTCGTCCTGCACCTCGTCCGGGAACAGGCCCGCGAGCCAGGTGCTGATGTTCCAGACGGTGGCGACCCAGCTGGCCGCGCCGTCGCCGAGCGCGATCTCGGCCAGCACGTCGACCAGGGTGGTGGTGTCGCACTCGTGGCCGCCGTAGCGGGCGGGCAGGGTGAGCTTGAGCAGCCCGGCGTCGGCGAGCGCGTCGATCGCGTCGGGGTGCAGGACGCGGTTCTCCTCCTGCCAGATCGCGTGCTTGGCCAGCGCGGGGGCCAGTTCGGCGGCCCGGCCGACCAGCTCGTCCCGCGAGGGTGCAGCGGTGTTGTTCATCAGTGGCTCCGTGTGGTCCGCCGGTCCGCCGCTCGCGCGGGACCGGGCGCTTGCCGGAAGGGGGTGCCCGGCGACGGCCGGGGCCGCCCCGCGCGTGCTGCGGCCGGGGGCGGTGGGACAAGCCGATCGTGGCACGGCGCGGCGGCCGGGGGCGTCTTCCTGGTTGCCCTGCTCGACGCGGGTTCCCGTTGCGCGGCAGGGTTTTCCGGGTCAGCCCCGGCGCAGGGACCTGGTGAACGCGCGGACGTCGCCGACGTACAGCTCGGGCACCTCCAGCGCCGGGAAGTGGCCGCCGCGGTCGAACTCCGACCAGTGCGAGATGGTCGGCAGGACCGCGTCGGCGAAGCGGCGCAGCGGCAGGTTCACGTCGTGCGCGAACACCGCGACCCCGGCCGGGCAGGACAGCTCCCACGGGCCGCCCAGCAGGTGCGAGTTGCGGTTGCTGCCGCCGAGCGCCTCGTAGTAGAGGGCGCCGGAGGAGGCCGCAGTGGCGGTGAACCAGTACAGGGAGGCGTTGGCCAGCATCAGGTCCCGGTCGATCACCTCCTCGGGGGTGGACCGCGCGCCGCTCCAGTCTCGGTACTTCTCCACGATCCACGCCAGCTGCCCCACCGGGGAGTCGCTCAGGGCGTAGGCGACGGTGTGCGGTTTGGTGACCAGCAGCCGGAAGTGGCAGGAGCCGTCCTCGCCGTAGTGGCCCAGCAGCTCCAGCCTGGCCGCCTCGTCCTCGGTCAGGTCGTCGAGCGCGCCGGGCCGCTGGGGCGGCAGGGTGAGGAGGGTGTTCACGTGCACGCCCGCCACGTTCTCCGGGTCGTGCACGGCCAGCTCGGCCGCGATCACCATGCCCCAGTCGCCGCCCTGCACCACGTAGTCGCGGTAGCCGAGCCCGGCCATCAGGGCGGCGAACGCCCGCGCGACGCGGCGGTGGTCCCAGCCCGGTTCGGGGGTGGGGCCGGAGAAGCCGAAGCCGGGCAGTGTGGGGATGACCAGGTGGAAGGCGTCGGCCGGGTCGCCGCCGTGCGCGGCGGGGTCGGTGAGCGGGCCGACGACGTCCAGGAACTCCACGTAGGAGCCGGGCCAGCCGTGCACGAGCAGCAGCGGGGTGGCGGTGGGCTCGGGCGAGCGGACGTGCGCGTAGTGCACGTTCGCGCTGTCCAGGGTGGTGGTGAACTGCGGCAGCTCGTTGAGCCTGGCCTCGACGGCCCGCCAGTCGAACCGGGTGCGCCAGTGCTCGGCCAGCTCCGCGAGGTAGTCCGGCGGGACGCCCCGCGACCAGTCGGCGGCGGCGGGCGTGGCGGGCCAGCGGGTGCGGGCCAGGCGGTCGCGCAGGTCGTCCAGGTCGGCCTGCGGGATCGCCGCGCGGAACGGGGTGGCGCGGAAGGTCTCGACGTCGAGCGGTCCGGCGTGGGTGGTGCGGCGGGCGGTCGGGCTGCGGGTCTCCACGGTGTCGCCTCTCGTCCTGGCGCCCCCGCGGTGTCGGGGGCGCGCGTGTGCGCCGGGCGCGGCGGTGCGACCGGCGGGGTCGGGCGGCGGGGTCCGGTGGCGCGGGATCGGGTGGGGTCCCCGTGGTGGTCCGCTGCAGGACCACCACGGGGGAACCGCTAGGCGCGGTCGCGCGCGCCCGCGATCACCTCGGGGTCGTACTCGTCGTGCCTGCGCAACCAGCCCATGAACGGGCCGGAGCCGCGCCCCTCGGGCTTCTCCCAGCCCTCCTGGCGGCCGAGGGCGGTCAGGTCGAGCCAGTTGTAGGTGGTGTTGAGCAGGTCGTCGCCCCGGCCGTAGCAGGAGTAGGTGTGGAACACCCGGTCCCCCTGCCGCAGGAACGCGCTGACGCCCTGCTCCTCCCCCGACCAGTTCTCCCAGCCGGGGTTCATCCGCACCAGCTCCTCGTAGCTCCGGTAGTTCCACTCCACCGGGGCGATCGAGGCGTCGAAGCTGGCGTGGTAGTCGTAGTTGAACATGCTGCCGTGCGAGGAGTACCAGGGCACGTGCCAGCCCATCCGCTCCCGGTACGCCTGGAGCTTGGGCAGCGGCGCGCGCGAGACCGCGACGAGCGTGGTGCTGCGCGCGTGCAGGTGGGTCAGGTCGCCGACGCAGTCCTGCCAGAACGAGCAGGACGGGCAGGCGGCGTCGGCCTCGGGCCCGAACATCACGTGGTGCACGAGCAGCTGGCGGCGGCCGTCGAACAGGTCGAGCAGGGTCAGCTCGCCCTCCGGGCCCTGGAAGCGGTAGTCCTCGGTCACCTCGACCATGGGCAGCCTGCGCCGGGCCTCGTTGACCCGGTCGCGGTGCTTGGTCAGCTCCTTCTCCTCGGCGAGCAGTTCGAGGCGGGCCGCCCGCCACTGCTCGCGGGTCACGATCTCCGGGTCGGTCATCGTCCGTCCTCCTCCGGGACCGCCCTCGCGGCGGCCCCTCGTGGTCCGGGTCACACCTTGGCCCAAGCGGAGTCGGAACGGGCGGATCTCGCGGCCGCGTCGAGCACTTCCTGCACCTGCCGGGCGTCGGCGAACGACGGGGTGGGGTCGCGGTCGTCGGCGATCGCGGCGAGGAAGTCGCGGACCTCGTGGGTGAACGGGTGGTCGAAGCCGACCGCGCAGCCCGGCGGCCACCAGCCGGTGACGTGCGGGTGCTCGGGCTCGGTGACCATGATCCGGCGGAAGCCGCGCTCGGCGCGCGGTTCGGCGTCGTCGTGGAAGCGCAGCTCGTTGAGGCGGTCCAGGTCGAAGGCGGCGGCGCCGAGCGTGCCGCCCACCTCCAGGCGCAGGGTGTTGCGGTGCCCGGTGGCGGCCCAGCTGGTCTCGCAG includes:
- a CDS encoding acyl-CoA dehydrogenase family protein: MNNTAAPSRDELVGRAAELAPALAKHAIWQEENRVLHPDAIDALADAGLLKLTLPARYGGHECDTTTLVDVLAEIALGDGAASWVATVWNISTWLAGLFPDEVQDEVIASGDTRICGTFAPHGVGVPTSGGIVLNGSWSFNTGARQSGWNAHAAVRVAEGGEPEPVLVLVPMSELEVVDDWHSSGLRGTGSVTTTAKDVFVPDARVLPMMPVMREGAHRSETNAASRLWNVPFLPWACAVTSATAHGLSRAAWAAFLERLPTRSITYTDYERQSHAPLTHVQLADARARIDESAFHVHRVAARVDAKTGAPWSVRERVEARLDLGVGVQRAKEAVDILANASGASSTLTTVPIQRIARDSQTSSLHAFAHPDTNLELYGRVVCGLEPNTQFL
- a CDS encoding epoxide hydrolase family protein; the protein is METRSPTARRTTHAGPLDVETFRATPFRAAIPQADLDDLRDRLARTRWPATPAAADWSRGVPPDYLAELAEHWRTRFDWRAVEARLNELPQFTTTLDSANVHYAHVRSPEPTATPLLLVHGWPGSYVEFLDVVGPLTDPAAHGGDPADAFHLVIPTLPGFGFSGPTPEPGWDHRRVARAFAALMAGLGYRDYVVQGGDWGMVIAAELAVHDPENVAGVHVNTLLTLPPQRPGALDDLTEDEAARLELLGHYGEDGSCHFRLLVTKPHTVAYALSDSPVGQLAWIVEKYRDWSGARSTPEEVIDRDLMLANASLYWFTATAASSGALYYEALGGSNRNSHLLGGPWELSCPAGVAVFAHDVNLPLRRFADAVLPTISHWSEFDRGGHFPALEVPELYVGDVRAFTRSLRRG
- a CDS encoding DUF899 domain-containing protein; amino-acid sequence: MTDPEIVTREQWRAARLELLAEEKELTKHRDRVNEARRRLPMVEVTEDYRFQGPEGELTLLDLFDGRRQLLVHHVMFGPEADAACPSCSFWQDCVGDLTHLHARSTTLVAVSRAPLPKLQAYRERMGWHVPWYSSHGSMFNYDYHASFDASIAPVEWNYRSYEELVRMNPGWENWSGEEQGVSAFLRQGDRVFHTYSCYGRGDDLLNTTYNWLDLTALGRQEGWEKPEGRGSGPFMGWLRRHDEYDPEVIAGARDRA